A segment of the Lolium perenne isolate Kyuss_39 chromosome 3, Kyuss_2.0, whole genome shotgun sequence genome:
TGGCACCTAACAAAGTCCTATTCCTTTTCGGTAAAGTCTGCTTATTATTCAGAATGGAATCACTGTAATGGGGGAAGGTTAAATAGAGCGGATGAACAAGGACCAGCATCTCTGAATCCAGTTTGGGACATTCTTTGGAAACTGAAAATACCAAGCAAAATCAAAATATTTGTATGGAAGGCCCTTCATGGTACAATCCCTGGCCTGGCAATCCTAGCAGACAGACATATTCTTGTATCACCACAGTGTCCAGTTTGCTCTCAAGGCCCTGAGGACATTCTACATTTAATTTTTTCATGCAGAAGAGCGAAGGAAATCTGGCATTCTCTGGAGCTAACTGATGTTATTAACTCAGCTTTATTGGACCGCTCGGGCTCAGTTGTTCTCGAAggaattttgagaaaccaaaacctTGTGCAAGGCGGTAATGATATAACAGAACTGAATGAGTTAATTTGTGTTGGGGCATGGTACATATGGTGGCAAAGAAGGGAGTTTGTGAAGGGCGAAAAGATTGCTTATCCGACCCAAACTGCTTTCTCTATTCAAGCCCTTAAATTAAATTACTGTGGTGCTTATAAAAATGTTGAACCAAAGAAAGTGATTTGGAACAAGCCACAACCAAATGTCTACAAACTGAATATTGATGCTTGTTATTTTCCAAATGGATCTGGCGCTGCAGGTGTGATTATCCGCAAATATAAGGATGAAGCCATTGCGGGATCAAGTTCCTTGATGCAAAATCTTGGTGATGCAACATCTGCTGAAGCTGCTGCATTACTACATGGCCTCCATCTAGTTGAGAGGATTGGTTGCTCTCCTGTGACTATAGAATCAGATTCCATGAAACTGGTTCAAGCTTTTAATGGAGAAGTGCAAATCTGGAGCCCCTACACTGTTACCTTAGCGGACTGTTTCATCACTGCTAGTAGAATTGGCCAGATTACTATGAAGCATTGTTTTCGTGAGGCAAATAGTGTAGCTCATGAGTTAGCTAGAGTTTGCTTTGATACAAATATTTCTACTTTTTGGGACTGCGATCCCCctagttttattttgctttttGTCATGAATGGCGTGACGTTGTTCACAATGATGTAACAATACTTTATTTCACAGGCAGcaagtttcagacgcactcttttccttccagggtaccgAAGAGGCTGGaagatttttaatgaggcggcttgctgacCTTAATATATGAGTTTCAAAAGAAAAAAGCTAGGCTCTTGTGTAGGTGCTAGATGCTAGATCATTTTTCTTCTTCAAGCATTCCATCAAGCGCCTCTCCATTGTAGATGTATACTTTTTTCATGCACATACTTGTACAAATACTCTTGGTTATGGCATGATACATTGATATTTTCAGAGAGCGGTTGGCAATTCAGTACTCCGTACGTGCCAAACATGTAATGCATCGACGGTGCTCTCCACTCTCTGGCCTTTGCTATGCCTTTTTTGTGATAAACTGAAGGAATTTCCATTGATTTTGCATTAGGGACCACTTAGCTGGCTTCTACATGTGACATTCTGATCCTATCATTCAATGTTGTCCCCTGGAGAATCATTGACCCTTTCGTTTAAACCTACTTGCTAGAACCCACACTTCATCCTCAACCTTATCTATCTTTGTTCCAACTCGAATACTTTTTAACTCCTTAACTACTTGTCAGTTCGGCTTGACTTCTCTCCTCGGAAATGTTAATTTGAATCAGAGTATTCGTTAGTCAGCGCCCAAATTATTGACTGGCTTTTCATTTGAAAGGAATTTGGGTAATACCTCTCAGGATTTGTTATTGCTGTAATAGTTAGAGATCTAAATTTGGAGGGCTTTCTTTggaattatttaaaaaaaatgtaaAGTGCAATTAGGAGAAAAGAGCGAAAGAATAACTGTCAGTGGAAATTAAAATATGCTTTGTGTGACATGAAATTGGTATCACTAGGTTAAATTGTGACCATGTGTCATATAAACCACATACCAATGGAGTAATTCTTTGTATTTGACACCCGTTGCGTATGTACATTGTGTCAGTTATGGATGCAGTGCACAAGTTTGACGATGGCTCAGCAAGTTTGGTACACTTTGGTTTCTTGTTCTTATTTTCGCTATTTAATTTtctttattctccctcttataaTTTCCAGTTTTGAAACAGATTTTTTTATTTAATTTCCCTCTAAATATTTCACTATTTATTTATTTGCAATACATTGATATTTTTAAAAGCACATGAACATGTAATTGGATGAATATGAACTCTGTTTTTTAATATATGAACATTTATCTAAAAGCTgataaaaattattttgttacgtCTGTGAACATTATAAATTTATAAAAGCATGAGCATTTTATTTAATACATGAACATTTCGTATATACTATATGAACTCATTTTTAAAATAGATAAATTTGCTAAAAATATTTTTTACTAATATATAATTTTCACTGAAAATATTTTCTTAGATTGTAAATTTAAAAATAAATATACATTTCTGAAATTTACATGTAAAAAAAGTATATACCTGCATAGGTTGCAAGCTTGGGACGTGAAACAGGAGTTTCCATAGCAGCATGCAAAATGCAGAGGATCCTGGGTGGCATGCAGTCACATGGCAGCCAGTCCACACAAGGACAACATTCACCGGATCGGAAGCTTCTTCATCTTCCCACTTTATCAAACTTGGCACACAGGCAAAGCAAACTTTTAGCCTAGGTCCCCGTAGTCGTACTCCAATGATGAGTCCACGTTCTACACACTCCGACGACGGAGCTTGTATAGTAGCTTATTGCTTGACGCTTCGTCGTGCGATCACGAACGGCAGGGCAGTCCAAACTTGGGCTCGCAGGCGCACATGCACTTGTTTCAACGACCGCGTTCGTCggtggctccagcgagggatcgTCGCCCGTCCGTGGCCGCCGATCGAGCTCGAGCTCCATAATGCACGCTCATGTGGCCGACCTGCCCCGCGGACCCACGGATTTAGGGGCCGCCACATGGTGGTGGGTCGTCGCCATCGAGCTAGCGGAGGGTTTTATCAGCTACTGATTCTACCACCCTTGATGCACCTGTACAATCAATGTAATCCTACCGCATAGCGGCGCATACTACCTGCTTCCATTGGAGCCAACCCCAACTAATATTCTTCGATAACCACTATCTGGACTGTGACAGCAGCATAAGAAGGTTGGCCGAGAGGACGAGGGCCAGCCAGCAGAGCTTTCTTACCAAGCTGGTAgacacctctctctctctcgtaggCTCCTTCTGGTAGTTGGCCAGCGCCCCAACACTCATCGTGGATAGGATgcggcagccggcagtgcaaatgGCGACCGTCGTACTGGCAGTCCTCGCCGTCGCGGCGGCCACGGCTGTTGCGGCTGACGGAGACGTCAAGTGCGCCGAGTGCGGGACTGGCACGGTGCCTGCgctgcctcctcctccgccgtacTACTACTACAGCCCGCCTCCCCCGGCGTCCTACCCTGGCGTGACCGGCTGCCCGCCGCCGCCAGGTGGCTACATCTCGATCGGGGGCTCGCCACCGGGCCGCATGTACCCGCAGGACCCCGGCTTCATGCCCTCCAGCGCGCCGCCGATGCACGGGAGGAGCTTCGCCGCCGTCCCCTTCACGGTATGCGCGCTCGCCGCGCTGGCCACCCTTCGAGCGTTTTGGTGATCGACCGCAAGCATCGCACGGCCGTCGTCGTCTCCGATACGCCGCGACTCAAGGACGCGCCAAAGGCATGCCGGCGGCGTTCCATGTGTTCCCTGTGTATGCATTCACCTTCTATTACTCTAATAGTTCTTTCTCCGGGCCGTATGGTTTATAGTGCAATGCACCCATGTTTTTTCGATTTTTGTTTCTTTCTACAGACCTTTCACCTGTATACGGAGTAACATATATTAGTTTCAGATCAGTGGAACTAGAAGGTCATTGCAGGTGTTATTTATGAGCGATCTCTTTGACTTTTTTTCATTGACAAACGTATTTCTTCCTGCTCGATTGACAGAGATGCGTGGCTCAACTTGCGGATTTCAAGATCTGCATTTTGACAGCTCGGTTCGGTAGAGTGGATAGCTATACGACTGTCAATGATTAGTACTACTGCATATTCCTGCTTCCTCTGTTCTTCCTTGGCCAATCTCTTACTTAAAAAGTATTAAAAAAATGCCCAATTATTCATGAAAAAATTCGGTGAAAATCTTACAACAAAACCACAAAAGAACAGCTCTAAAAGCAAGCAAGCTTTCGACCGACTAAACAAACCAACAAACTCTCTCAATCTGCGAATGCTGCAAAGAAAACCACCACACTAACGGACACGACAATCCGAAACAGGTCCCACTATCAAGCAGCTGCTAAAGCTTTCCTTGCGCCGctcttctttcttttttctcctGATAAACTTCTTCACCTTCCTAAGTATACCCTCTCAAGCCTTCCCCTCCAAGATGCAAAAACTCTTCTTGCCATATCTCGAGCTAGCTACCTCCAAATTGATGAGTAAGTCACAAACCTCTTTCGCAAAGAGAAACTCAGAGTTAGATACCAACATACCTGCCTCATAAACCTCACCACTCGAAGATAACATATGCCCAATGGGCACACATGAGAGAGTGACAAAAGCAACCAACCCTCCACTATCCACAAGGCAggtggctttttttttttttgagaacacaagGCAGGTGGCTGGCAGGTCTCTGGTGACGGTGGTTAAGGCTGGACATACGGGCCGAGCTTTTAGCTCGGCCTGAGTTTTCTTCGGCTCGCATCGAGCTTGGCTCGGCCCGCTGGACCACTGGATCGAGCCGAGTTCATTTTCTTGGACCGCAGCAAGCTCGGGCCGAGCCCAGCTCGGCTCGGTCCAGCTCGTTTGGCTCGCCCTTTTATTTTTGGAATTGATTTAGTGCAAATTGGGTTGTCTTCTTTTGCAGCCTGGCCCATCCAAGACGCTCTGCACGTACAGTTAGGAAGGAGAGCAGATGGATTTGCCTCCTGCATCGTCGCACGCGCAAAACAGGTCACACGGCGGCGGCGCCGCAGTTTGATCCTTAGCCAGCGTCGCCCCACCCCACCACTGCTTTGCTTCGCCTAGATCTACGCCACCGCACATCAGCTGAGCCCTCTCAAGTGCCATCGGCAACATGCTCACCGGCCAACCCAACCTCTACTCTCCGATGAAAGAGCATGTCCCTGAGATCCTCGGCAAGCGGTGGTCGCAGATTGCCTCACATCTGGCTCCGTCGAAGCTCTGCACCGAAGGAAATCGCCGTCAAACTGCCGTAGCTTTCTTCGCCTGAAGCTTTGCGATGGATCGCCGCAGCCATTCTTGCCTGTAGCTTCTTCTTGCGCGTCCAGAGAAAGGCGGGCCCACCTGTCATTGACCTTGCCACgtctggctcgcgagctggaccgAGTTTCACTGAGCTAGTGGGCAGCTCGGGCCGAGCCTACTTTTTTGGCTCGTCTGCCAAACGAGCCAGCCCGAGTCGAGCCAAAAACCAGCGAGCCAAAGTGTGGCTCGCACCGAGCCTGGCTCGAGCCGGCTCGTGTCCAGCCTTAACGGTGGTGAGGGCGCA
Coding sequences within it:
- the LOC127343107 gene encoding uncharacterized protein yields the protein MRQPAVQMATVVLAVLAVAAATAVAADGDVKCAECGTGTVPALPPPPPYYYYSPPPPASYPGVTGCPPPPGGYISIGGSPPGRMYPQDPGFMPSSAPPMHGRSFAAVPFTVCALAALATLRAFW